The Meles meles chromosome 6, mMelMel3.1 paternal haplotype, whole genome shotgun sequence genome has a window encoding:
- the TRMT5 gene encoding LOW QUALITY PROTEIN: tRNA (guanine(37)-N1)-methyltransferase (The sequence of the model RefSeq protein was modified relative to this genomic sequence to represent the inferred CDS: deleted 1 base in 1 codon), with protein MTLVSWWRTVMMSSRASLSTSDPFPTRTRAREGYSLGVSRGASPGIGMVTLVRWILWRPFGFSRILFKVESCRVSESELLTPLSWTSQIQKHSRAPFLLDQRKKFSTMPEIETDQRDSELFSPPSNVRGMTKLDRTAFKKTVTIPVLKVRKEIVNKLMRSLKRAALQRPGIKRVIEDPEDEESRLIMLDPYKIFTDDSFERAELSILKQLNVNPQISKYSLELTYENFKAEEILKAVLPEGQDVTSGFSRVGHIAHLNLRDHQLPFKHLIGQVMIDKNPGITSAVNKINNIDNTYRNFQMEVLSGEENMMTKVRENSYTYEFDFSKVYWNPRLSTEHSRITELLKPGDVLFDVFAGVGPFAIPVAKKNCTVFANDLNPESHKWLLHNCKLNKVDQKVKVFNLDGKDFLQGPVREELMQQLGPLSKERKHSVHIVMNLPAKAIEFLSVFRSLLDGPPCSTELLPIVHCYSFSKDPNPAKDVQQQAGAVLGISLEACSSIHPVRNVAPNKEMLCITFRIPAAVLYKNQTLNLENHDDPPLKRQRTEKKVFSEEKTQIASVT; from the exons ATGACGCTCGTCTCTTGGTGGCGAACGGTGATGATGTCATCGAGGGCCAGCCTTTCCACGAGTGACCCGTTTCCGACCCGCACCAGAGCGCGAGAGGGGTATAGTCTTGGAGTCAGCCGCGGAGCGTCGCCGGGAATTGGGATGGTGACGTTGGTGAGGTG GATCTTATGGAGGCCATTTGGATTCTCAAGAATACTTTTCAAAGTGGAAAGCTGTAGAGTATCTGAATCAGAATTATTGACTCCACTATCTTGGACGTCACAGATACAGAAGCATAGCAGAGCACCTTTCTTGttggatcaaagaaaaaaattctcaactaTGCCTGAAATAGAAACAGACCAGAGAGACTCTGAATTGTTTTCACCACCCTCTAATGTTCGAGGAATGACAAAACTTGATAGAACAgcttttaaaaagacagtaacCATCCCAGTGCTTAAAGTAAGGAAAGAAATAGTCAATAAATTGATGCGATCCCTTAAAAGGGCAGCACTGCAGCGCCCAGGCATAAAACGTGTGATTGAAGAtccagaagatgaagaaagtAGACTAATTATGTTGGATCcctataaaatatttactgatgaTTCCTTTGAGAGAGCAGAACTCAGTATTTTAAAGCAGCTTAATGTCAATCCACAGATATCTAAATACAGTTTGGAACTAACTTATGAAAACTTTAAGGCAGAAGAAATCTTGAAAGCTGTGCTTCCTGAAGGTCAAGATGTGACTTCAGGTTTTAGCAGAGTTGGACATATTGCCCATCTGAACCTTCGGGATCATCAACTACCTTTCAAGCATTTAATTG GCCAAGTTATGATTGACAAAAATCCAGGAATCACCTCAGcagtaaataaaatcaataatattgataatacATACCGAAATTTCCAAATGGAAGTGCTATCTGGAGAGGAGAACATGATGACCAAG GTTCGAGAAAACAGCTACACCTATGAATTTGATTTTTCAAAAGTCTATTGGAATCCTCGTCTCTCTACAGAACACAGTCGTATCACAGAACTTCTCAAACCTGGGGATGTACTGTTTGATGTTTTTGCTGGGGTTGGGCCCTTTGCCATTCCAGTAGCAAAGAAAAACTGCACTGTATTTGCTAATGATCTCAATCCTGAATCCCATAAATGGCTGTTGCACAATTGTAAATTAAATAAAGTGGACCAAAAGGTGAAAGTCTTTAACTTGGATGGGAAAGACTTCCTTCAAGGACCAGTAAGAGAAGAGTTAATGCAGCAGCTGGGACCActgtcaaaagaaagaaaacactctgTGCACATTGTCATGAACTTGCCAGCAAAGGCTATCGAGTTTCTCAGTGTTTTCAGATCACTTTTAGATGGGCCACCATGCAGCACTGAGCTCCTTCCCATAGTGCACTGTTACAGCTTTTCCAAAGATCCTAATCCTGCTAAGGATGTTCAGCAACAAGCTGGGGCTGTGTTAGGCATTTCCCTGGAGGCATGCAGTTCAATTCACCCAGTAAGAAATGTAGCCCCTAACAAGGAAATGTTATGTATCACCTTCCGGATTCCTGCTGCTGTACTCTACAAGAACCAGACCCTAAATCTAG AGAATCATGACGATCCACCTCTTAAACGCCAgaggacagaaaaa aaagtcttttcagaagaaaaaactcAAATTGCCTCAGTCACTTAA